GCGGTTGTGATTGAAGCGATGAGCTGGCAATTGGGGCTACAACAGCTGCCATTACCATTTAgattttcagaaatttttcatcttgattTCTCgcttgaaaagaaaaaaatacaagaaaaaacaagaactGGAATAATATCACAACAGACGAAGGTTGAACCAAGCCAATACTGATATACACTGCTGTTAGCATTATGATTGTTTATGATATTGATTACTTATTATGATGCCTAACTATTTTTAACCCTTTCTATAAAACGaccagaagaaaaaaccagaAAGAAAGTGTCCCTTGTATTctattatattatttttgttgtatTTCTCCCCTTCAATGCAAAACGGACGGGTTCCTCTTCGTTTTGTAGTCCTTTATAGCCGCCTTGATGGCGTCCTCTGCGAGCATGGAGCAATGCAGTTTCACAGGAGGTAGACTCAATTCTTTTGCAATTTCCGTGTTTTTGATCTTGACTGCCTCGTCAAGCGACATACCGCGTACCAGCTCCGTCATATAGGAGGAAGACGCGATGGCAGATCCACACCCAAACGTCTTGAACTTGACGTTCTCGATGATGCCCGACTTGTCGTTCACTTGTATCTGTAATTTTATCACGTCCCCACAAGCAGGGGCGCCCACAATCCCCGTTCCGACGTTTGCCAGGGACTTGTCCATGGATCCGACGTTTCTTGGGTTTGTGTAGTGGTCAATTACCTTAGGATGGTACAGTCTCTTAGTTGCTCTTATTATGCTGGAGCCCGTGAGAGGCCTATAATGGGCTGTATTGGCGAGTCTGGCAAACATTATGCTGTGGCGTGTTGTGTCGGTAAGGTGTAGGCCTCAAAGGAACCTTGATGGAGTGTATACCCGCTGCTTTTGCTGTTGTTATATACTGCAAGACTGCTGCACTGGCTGGCCCTAGGTGCTTATTAATAGCAGGTTCCGCATAGGGAAAAAACGAGGGCGCCAAAAAGCGTTGGGCCTGAACCGGACCAGGAAACAATAGAATCAAGATGACTCGGATGTATGCAACTGTGCAGTGTGCAGCGTGTCCGTATGTTGGGTGcacatatacatatatatatatataaacacCTGATCACAACGGGGTTGCAGTCGCACCTTGATATTGCGCCAGATCCAGACTGGAGGTCATAGACCCTGTGATGGATTGGCCATAATTCCATTGTGATTTGGCGCTTACTGCCGGGTGatccttgattttttcttgagtTAGTCTCCTTCTTTTCGTCTTTGCTTAGTACCGTTAAGGGGTATGTCAAAGAAACAACGTAACGTGGTCAACAGGTTCGATGAGTTCAAGCGGGAAGCATATCTATAGCCTACATTAGCTTCTTTGTTTGGTCTCTGTAGTCGGACTTCTCGAGAACCTGTCCTGTTCTcatttcattatcatttaCATTGCATATTATCGCCTTTTCCTCCCTCTCTCTCTCCGCATTAATTACCATTCTTCAGGCATTGCTGTCACTTGATATTTGACTGAGTCCcttcccttttcttctttctcttttggCGCTGTATATGTATTGATTTGCATCTGCTAGAATCTAGTTTAACGATGAGCTCCAAGTTAAAATATGCTGACATTGATGTGCCGTTGGATTGGCTGTACAAGGGGAAACGGAGGAATAGGACCAGGAGTTTGAATTCGACGCGTGCCTCAGACTCTGCGTCTACCTCTAGTAAGAAAACTGTTACTTCCACGTCAGCCCCGACCGTCACTGCTAATTCTGCAGCTTCTTCCCCAAGGCCCCCCATTGATCAAAGCGCAAAGAACGAACTACCCAACTCCAAACCAGTGACGTCCCCTGATAAAGCTCCGCAGCAAGCACAGCAACCAGCTAGAAGAATTCGTTCCCATTCGGTATCGTACGACATCCTTCAGAAGAATGCCAAGGATGACGCCACCGATTCTCCAAGAATATCTCGAGTCAGAACTGCACAAGACCAACCCGTTAAGGAAACTAAGAACAGTGCCATTGCGGAACCCGACGTGTCGAAAAAGGGAAGAAGTCGCTCTTCCTCCATATCTacttctttgaatgaacggtcaaaaaaatctttgttcGGTTCCTTGTTTGGAAGAAGACCTTCCACTACACCTTCGTCCATCGTTGAAAGACCTTTATCTTCTCAAAGCGACCATAAAAGAAGTGCGGAACTACCTCCCATAGATACTAAACAGTTGAAAACTACTGCGCCGGGCAACACACCCGTCACTGCATCTTCCAGGCCCACCAGTTCTGATGGTAATCGACATCGTAGTGGCTCCCTTACTTCAAAGTTGCTGAGTATCCCGCACAACATTTTAGAGATCTCCTCCCCGGATTCCagtcatcatcatcatcatcagcAACTTCATAACCATGGCCGCGAACAGAATTCGCCGCTGCCATCTGAATCTCCGGAGTTACCTCCTatcttggaaaaagaatCTACGCAGCAGTTACAAAAATTGTCGAAGGTAAACCTGAAAAGGGTTACCATTGCCGTTCAGGAATTTGATTCAGATCCTCCGCAGCAACTACCTTCCAGGAAGCCTAAGAGAGGTGACGTCCTCATACCAGAGGATATGATAAGTGCACCCCCGCTGATTTCTCTAGGCATAACAAACAGCACCGATCAAACCAGTTTCCAATCAAGTAATTCACCCGTGTATTCTAAAGACTCTAAAGAATACAAAGCGGCTTTGGAGAATTCTAGAAAAGCCGCCAAGGAGGCtgaaaaacatcaaaaggATGCGTACTACGTTGCAGAACGTATGGCTCAAGAAGTGGCAAACTATAGAGCCAAGCAATCGAAGTCCTCGTCGTTGGCGACGGCTGCTAGTGCAGCAGCTGATTCAATGGCGGATCAAGAGTCCTCCTCTTTAGATGCTAAGGCTTCTAAACTCCACATTGATAAACCCATCAATGCGGGCGCGCATCCCTTCGGAACTCATCATGACGACAATTCCAAGTATTCTCCTCATGTTGAACAAACTTTGGATGTGGCTTACACTAGATGCTGTCACTTAAGAGAAATCCTACCAATACCGTCCACTCTAAGGCAAGTCAGAGGTAAAACTGCTCCTTTACAgactttgaaattcttgaatcCAAAACCTACTTTAGTGGacattttatcattttgcGATTTTATCGCCATAACCCCAATTCATAATATCATCTTTGATAATGTATCTCTAACTCATGATATGTTCAAAATTGTTGTTTGTTCCTTAGTTACTTCACCAGTGGTGGAAAAGTTGGGCTTGAGAAATGTTGTGATAAATGAACAAAGCTGGAAACTACTTTGTAAATTCTTAttgcaaaataaaactttGATTAAATTGGATATCTCTCAAACGAAGGCGAGAACTGATCTAAATGACACGAATTATAGAGATCAAATGGACTGGGAATTATTTTGCCAGGTGCTCAGAAATAAAGAAGGTAGACCTTTGGAAGAACTACTTCTGAATGGGTTGAGATTTGACAAGATGCCATTCGTTCATTTTAAAAATGCCCTACTCACATTCGCTCAAATGAACCGCAAGAATTCTATTCGTCTCGGGATGGCTAACGtggaattttcaaatcaatgttttgattttctcttCGATTGGATGTCTGAATATAACGTCCAGGGGGTGGATTTGGCCTACAATAACCTAGAACTTTTGATAAAGCCGATGATCAATAAACTTGCCAGATTATCTTTTAAACATTTGGAATACTTCACCCTTAATAGTACTAACATTACTGCTGTTGATGATATGTCCTG
The DNA window shown above is from Saccharomyces kudriavzevii IFO 1802 strain IFO1802 genome assembly, chromosome: 15 and carries:
- the ISU2 gene encoding putative iron-binding protein ISU2 (similar to Saccharomyces cerevisiae ISU2 (YOR226C) and ISU1 (YPL135W); ancestral locus Anc_8.647), whose protein sequence is MFARLANTAHYRPLTGSSIIRATKRLYHPKVIDHYTNPRNVGSMDKSLANVGTGIVGAPACGDVIKLQIQVNDKSGIIENVKFKTFGCGSAIASSSYMTELVRGMSLDEAVKIKNTEIAKELSLPPVKLHCSMLAEDAIKAAIKDYKTKRNPSVLH
- the HER1 gene encoding Her1p (similar to Saccharomyces cerevisiae HER1 (YOR227W) and GIP3 (YPL137C); ancestral locus Anc_8.648), whose amino-acid sequence is MSSKLKYADIDVPLDWLYKGKRRNRTRSLNSTRASDSASTSSKKTVTSTSAPTVTANSAASSPRPPIDQSAKNELPNSKPVTSPDKAPQQAQQPARRIRSHSVSYDILQKNAKDDATDSPRISRVRTAQDQPVKETKNSAIAEPDVSKKGRSRSSSISTSLNERSKKSLFGSLFGRRPSTTPSSIVERPLSSQSDHKRSAELPPIDTKQLKTTAPGNTPVTASSRPTSSDGNRHRSGSLTSKLLSIPHNILEISSPDSSHHHHHQQLHNHGREQNSPLPSESPELPPILEKESTQQLQKLSKVNLKRVTIAVQEFDSDPPQQLPSRKPKRGDVLIPEDMISAPPLISLGITNSTDQTSFQSSNSPVYSKDSKEYKAALENSRKAAKEAEKHQKDAYYVAERMAQEVANYRAKQSKSSSLATAASAAADSMADQESSSLDAKASKLHIDKPINAGAHPFGTHHDDNSKYSPHVEQTLDVAYTRCCHLREILPIPSTLRQVRGKTAPLQTLKFLNPKPTLVDILSFCDFIAITPIHNIIFDNVSLTHDMFKIVVCSLVTSPVVEKLGLRNVVINEQSWKLLCKFLLQNKTLIKLDISQTKARTDLNDTNYRDQMDWELFCQVLRNKEGRPLEELLLNGLRFDKMPFVHFKNALLTFAQMNRKNSIRLGMANVEFSNQCFDFLFDWMSEYNVQGVDLAYNNLELLIKPMINKLARLSFKHLEYFTLNSTNITAVDDMSCILKYLSRLPSIKFLDLSNLPQLFPDILTPAYKYLPQFPQLKRIHFDFNDLSVKDTTMLVSILAKCGTLSHVSLIGQSPMPDPNKFSDNINEQEKIKAEKKEQVIFLRNTLWASLYAFVRDSHNLVSLDVDYDQVPDEIQSRIALCLMHNMKRIMDSSFKLDELTVQDDLIFDGSLITETAEEVLKRLNDRSLLHNDVGKKYLLRKYFEKMEKVHHNVQHTIDSMFEKRECDELPLQEKENLLRLLLLEKNLSNILEIFASMPNIADVVPFSKADNSFPIIGDSSVNTSYNDGIRPSLKHLDSERLINDVSVPENDSSVRPHLMATDSGRIIDVTTGKALLFKSSSNTSLAGKRQEEEEGELHKWGVFVQHQSSRHNSMLPSSASSSGMSGSSTPSDRIADGKKEEPARISSSRPKILPKIPTGSELRDAIIKAKGIDSVDDLIRNVTSEKVGLESLYGDELNTGSPSNDSLQEPQKRESLQGPPIEEETVTKKYDKLLNDLSNVRHSKG